Proteins found in one Myxosarcina sp. GI1 genomic segment:
- a CDS encoding cation:proton antiporter, with protein MAGVDILVRDLTVVLAASALGGFIVNRLRQPVLLGYLACGLAIGPFGLGLIGQTEQIESLAEIGVAFLLFALGVEFSLAELRRVKDIAIKGSLLQIGSTILLVAILALLGGWVSSPIRGIFLGAILSLSSTAVVLKTLTERGEVDTIHGQIMLAILIAQDLALGLMLAILPALDEPNNLVPALAIAVLKAVLFFASAIAFGYWVVPSLMKTVAQTENSELFLLTTIALCLGVALVTASLGLSIEMGAFVAGLTISEIDYSDRALAKVIPLRDTFASLFFASIGMLIDPDILWQNFGIIVGLVALVQIAKAIIVFPIVWQFGYSFKTAVISALGLNQIGEFSFVLALVGFESELITQEQYLLLIGTTAITLILTPIEMKFSPQIARRLASVPAIASYLKRRQQNRGIAVPETICDHVVVAGYGRVGQVIVKILRDRGFNVLAIENSEAAVRRLRQEKIPYVFGDADSELVLEKAHLPKAKALAIALPDPSSTRILLEHALKLAPKLDIVVRTHNNSEIDVLTQMGAKEVVQPEFEAALEMGGQILTTLGELETTISSVLQTIRRDRYLSVRSERDADAK; from the coding sequence ATGGCAGGCGTAGATATTTTGGTTCGAGATCTTACAGTTGTCTTAGCTGCTTCGGCACTAGGTGGCTTTATCGTCAATCGTCTGAGACAACCAGTTCTTTTAGGCTATCTCGCTTGTGGTCTGGCAATCGGTCCTTTTGGTTTGGGACTGATCGGGCAAACAGAACAAATCGAATCTTTGGCAGAAATTGGCGTAGCTTTTTTACTGTTTGCTTTGGGAGTGGAATTTTCTCTTGCAGAACTAAGACGGGTTAAAGACATTGCTATTAAAGGTAGTTTACTGCAAATTGGCTCTACCATTCTTCTAGTAGCTATTTTGGCTCTACTAGGCGGTTGGGTATCGTCACCAATAAGAGGAATTTTTCTGGGAGCAATTCTGTCTCTCTCTTCTACGGCAGTGGTGCTGAAAACTCTAACAGAAAGGGGCGAAGTCGATACGATTCATGGGCAAATCATGCTAGCCATTCTAATTGCCCAAGATCTGGCTTTAGGTTTAATGCTGGCTATACTACCCGCTCTCGACGAACCAAATAATCTTGTTCCCGCTTTGGCTATAGCCGTTTTAAAAGCGGTGTTGTTTTTTGCCAGTGCTATAGCATTTGGCTATTGGGTAGTTCCCTCGTTGATGAAAACTGTAGCGCAAACTGAAAATAGCGAATTGTTTTTATTAACTACAATTGCTTTGTGTTTGGGTGTTGCCTTAGTGACCGCCAGCCTCGGTCTGTCAATTGAAATGGGGGCTTTTGTGGCGGGGTTGACTATTTCCGAAATCGATTATTCAGACCGCGCTTTGGCTAAAGTGATACCGTTACGGGATACCTTTGCCAGCCTGTTTTTTGCTTCCATTGGTATGTTAATCGATCCCGATATTTTGTGGCAGAACTTTGGGATTATTGTTGGCTTAGTTGCTTTGGTGCAAATTGCTAAAGCAATAATTGTTTTTCCCATTGTCTGGCAATTTGGCTATTCGTTTAAAACCGCAGTAATCTCGGCTTTGGGACTAAATCAAATTGGAGAATTTTCTTTCGTACTTGCTTTGGTAGGATTTGAATCGGAATTAATTACTCAGGAACAGTATTTATTGCTAATTGGTACTACGGCAATAACTTTAATCCTGACTCCCATTGAAATGAAGTTTTCACCGCAAATTGCTCGTAGGCTGGCAAGCGTACCAGCGATCGCCAGTTATTTAAAACGCAGACAACAAAATCGAGGCATAGCAGTTCCCGAAACTATCTGCGACCATGTAGTAGTGGCAGGKTATGGGAGAGTCGGACAGGTAATCGTTAAAATTTTGCGCGATCGTGGTTTTAACGTTTTGGCAATTGAAAATAGCGAAGCCGCGGTCAGACGTTTGCGACAGGAAAAAATTCCCTATGTGTTTGGCGATGCTGATTCGGAACTAGTTTTAGAAAAAGCACATCTACCCAAAGCTAAGGCTTTAGCGATCGCCCTTCCCGATCCTTCCAGCACCCGTATCTTACTCGAACACGCTCTTAAGCTAGCTCCCAAACTAGACATAGTAGTTCGTACCCACAACAACAGCGAAATCGATGTTTTAACTCAAATGGGTGCGAAAGAAGTGGTACAGCCAGAATTTGAAGCAGCTTTAGAAATGGGAGGACAAATTTTAACTACTCTTGGTGAATTAGAAACCACTATAAGTTCGGTACTGCAAACGATTCGTCGCGATCGCTATTTAAGCGTTCGTTCGGAAAGAGATGCTGATGCAAAATAG
- a CDS encoding nucleoside hydrolase, with product MTKKLVLMDHDGAIDDFLSMMLLLTMADVKPLGIVVTPADCYGKAAVSVSRKIIQLMERTEVPVVESTVRGLNPFPPEFRRDCLIIDNFPLLNERELVTAPVSITGQEFIITQLQNAPEPVILMVTGPLTTIAEAIATEPQITNKIAELVWMGGALSVSGNVEKVFAMEHDGSAEWNVYWDPIAAKQIWDTEIPVTLCPLDLTNTVPVTPALIRQLSKQRKYPLSDLAGMCYALAIPQNYYCWDILATTYLAHPEFYNLEEKETDIITQGASQGRTIIKSGGRKIKVMTEVDREKFYLYLLQQFAR from the coding sequence ATGACGAAAAAACTAGTATTGATGGATCACGATGGCGCGATCGATGATTTCCTCTCGATGATGCTGTTGTTGACTATGGCAGATGTCAAACCTTTAGGAATTGTAGTTACCCCTGCTGACTGCTATGGTAAAGCCGCAGTGAGCGTTAGCCGTAAAATTATTCAGCTAATGGAACGAACTGAAGTTCCTGTAGTTGAAAGTACCGTTCGTGGTTTAAACCCCTTCCCTCCCGAATTTCGTCGCGACTGTCTGATTATCGATAATTTTCCCTTACTTAACGAACGAGAACTAGTTACAGCACCAGTTTCGATAACGGGACAAGAATTTATTATTACTCAATTACAAAACGCACCAGAACCAGTGATTCTAATGGTAACTGGTCCTTTAACTACCATAGCCGAAGCGATCGCTACAGAACCGCAGATAACTAACAAAATTGCCGAACTTGTCTGGATGGGAGGCGCGTTAAGTGTTAGTGGTAACGTCGAAAAAGTCTTTGCTATGGAACACGACGGTTCGGCAGAATGGAATGTTTATTGGGATCCTATTGCCGCCAAACAAATTTGGGATACAGAAATTCCTGTTACTCTTTGTCCTTTAGATTTAACTAATACCGTTCCCGTTACTCCCGCTCTAATTCGTCAGCTATCCAAACAAAGAAAATATCCACTCTCAGATTTAGCGGGTATGTGTTACGCGCTGGCAATTCCGCAAAACTATTACTGTTGGGATATTTTAGCTACAACTTATTTAGCTCACCCTGAGTTTTATAATCTTGAGGAAAAAGAAACCGACATTATTACTCAGGGTGCGAGTCAAGGCAGAACCATTATTAAATCTGGCGGTAGAAAAATTAAAGTGATGACAGAAGTAGATCGCGAAAAGTTTTATCTTTATTTACTTCAGCAATTTGCTAGATGA
- a CDS encoding DUF86 domain-containing protein, whose protein sequence is MTKSDDLTRFKHIQQAAKEAISFVEGRSRKDLDKERMLSLALVRLIEIIGEAANNISSQKQEQYSEIPWRRIIGMRNRLIYAYFEVDLEIVWQVVTKDLPTILPQIEAAISKLKD, encoded by the coding sequence ATGACCAAGTCAGACGATTTAACCAGATTCAAACACATACAACAAGCAGCAAAAGAAGCAATTAGTTTTGTTGAAGGTCGGAGTCGAAAAGATCTAGATAAAGAGCGAATGTTGTCTTTAGCCTTGGTAAGATTAATTGAAATTATTGGAGAAGCCGCAAATAATATTTCTTCTCAGAAGCAAGAACAATACTCCGAAATTCCTTGGAGGCGAATAATAGGAATGAGAAATCGCTTAATTTACGCGTATTTTGAAGTGGATTTAGAAATAGTTTGGCAAGTAGTAACTAAAGATTTGCCAACTATATTGCCACAGATAGAAGCTGCTATATCGAAATTAAAAGATTGA
- a CDS encoding nucleotidyltransferase family protein has translation MTTNLFSLPIKIPIFKIENFCRRNHINKLSLFGSVLRDDFTANSDVDLLVEFQEGKTPGLAIIDLQDELSEIIGREVDLRTPHELSHFFRDRVLSEAVPIYDQVRRFNQIQTHTTSSKRSN, from the coding sequence ATGACTACGAATTTATTTTCTCTGCCTATTAAAATACCCATTTTTAAGATAGAAAACTTTTGCAGACGCAACCATATTAATAAACTATCTCTGTTTGGTTCTGTATTGAGAGATGATTTTACAGCGAACAGCGATGTCGATCTTTTGGTTGAGTTTCAAGAGGGAAAAACTCCAGGCTTGGCTATTATCGATCTACAAGACGAGTTATCAGAAATAATAGGGCGTGAAGTAGATTTGAGAACTCCACACGAATTGAGTCATTTTTTTAGAGATAGAGTGTTAAGCGAAGCTGTACCAATATATGACCAAGTCAGACGATTTAACCAGATTCAAACACATACAACAAGCAGCAAAAGAAGCAATTAG
- a CDS encoding cupin domain-containing protein — MSLPIILQPSEGKSVTIGTSTCTFKLTGKDTHGHFGLFEFTLEPETDGASPHIHKEMTETFYVLEGEVELVLGQEKITAVSGTLMNVPENTRHGFSNPSSMPAKMLIMFCPADSREQYFEGLAELTKDGRKPTQKELLELTQKFDQYPA, encoded by the coding sequence ATGTCATTACCTATTATTCTTCAGCCTAGTGAAGGCAAGTCAGTAACAATTGGTACCAGTACCTGTACCTTTAAACTAACGGGAAAAGACACTCACGGTCATTTTGGTCTGTTTGAGTTTACCTTAGAACCAGAAACCGACGGTGCCAGTCCTCATATCCACAAAGAAATGACCGAGACATTTTATGTTTTAGAAGGTGAAGTAGAGTTGGTATTGGGACAGGAAAAAATAACTGCTGTGTCAGGAACTTTAATGAATGTTCCCGAAAATACCCGTCACGGTTTTTCCAATCCTAGCTCGATGCCAGCTAAAATGTTGATTATGTTTTGTCCTGCCGACTCGCGAGAGCAATACTTTGAAGGATTAGCCGAATTAACTAAAGACGGACGAAAACCAACCCAGAAAGAACTATTAGAATTAACGCAAAAATTCGACCAGTATCCCGCCTAA